The following are from one region of the Ananas comosus cultivar F153 linkage group 20, ASM154086v1, whole genome shotgun sequence genome:
- the LOC109725571 gene encoding caffeoyl-CoA O-methyltransferase-like codes for MATTANGAATTTTTNGVNGAANGAANGANGANGKEQGRHQEVGHKSLLQSDALYQYILETSVYPREPECMKELREITAKHPWYINDDRRLHRYSSRTALASPTTPILAMDINRENYELGLPVIEKAGVAHKIDFREGPALPVLDQLLEDKKNYGSFDFVFVDADKDNYLNYHKRLLDLVKPGGLIAYDNTLWNGTVVAPPDAPLRKYVRYYRDFVLELNKALAVDPRVEICQLPVGDGVTLCRRIA; via the exons ATGGCAACAACAGCGAATGgcgcggcgacgacgacgacgacgaacgGCGTGAACGGCGCCGCCAATGGCGCGGCGAACGGCGCAAACGGCGCGAACGGCAAGGAGCAGGGGCGGCATCAGGAGGTCGGCCACAAGAGCCTCCTCCAGAGCGACGCGCTTTATCag TATATACTGGAGACGAGCGTTTACCCTCGCGAGCCCGAGTGCATGAAGGAGCTCCGCGAGATCACGGCCAAGCACCCATGGTATATA AACGATGATCGGCGTCTACACCGCTACTCCTCTCGCACCGCCCTCGCCTCCCCGACGACGCCa atACTGGCAATGGATATCAACCGCGAGAACTACGAGCTCGGCCTGCCGGTGATCGAGAAGGCCGGCGTCGCGCACAAGATCGACTTCCGCGAGGGCCCTGCTCTGCCCGTCCTCGATCAATTGCTAGAAGAT AAGAAGAACTACGGGTCGTTCGACTTCGTGTTCGTGGACGCGGACAAGGACAACTACCTGAACTACCACAAGCGCCTCCTCGACCTGGTCAAGCCGGGCGGCCTGATCGCGTACGACAACACGCTGTGGAACGGCACGGTGGTGGCCCCGCCGGACGCCCCCCTGCGCAAGTACGTCCGCTACTACCGCGACTTCGTGCTCGAGCTGAACAAGGCGCTCGCCGTCGACCCCCGCGTCGAGATCTGCCAGCTCCCCGTCGGCGACGGCGTCACCCTCTGCCGCCGGATCGCCTGA